From the genome of Delphinus delphis chromosome 8, mDelDel1.2, whole genome shotgun sequence, one region includes:
- the TSPAN32 gene encoding tetraspanin-32, whose translation MGPWSRVRVAKCQMLVTSLFVLLLGLAMATAAVLTYFGPHFAVIGHASSERTPYEALHLWAFSTGIALAALLTLGAVLSAAATVREAGGLMAAAFLCFALVFCALVQVAFWRCHNPTQVEDAVLDAYDQVYEQAVKSSSGIWRQELVAIQDMFQCCGKSPPLGLQEGLEADLCRGQEAARQDCLQGIRNVLRTHRNVASTLISLGLASMVYVMPLSAFLWFAIRSGKYTLSPRARGCQPQEPHFYRRCQEGPAPHHLSEADALRGRRGPSSRSGHPPLLQDTHLPTHRSNREAPASARTRSFPGGDELFSSTWWWDGEGGDPTRQAASM comes from the exons ATGGGGCCTTGGAGTCGAGTCAGGGTGGCCAAATGCCAGATGCTTGTCACCAGCCTCTTTGTCTTG ctgctggGCCTCGCTATGGCCACCGCGGCAGTGCTCACGTACTTCGGGCCTCACTTTGCTGTCATCGGCCACGCATCCTCAGAGAGGACCCCCTATGAAGCTTTGCACCTCTGGG CCTTCTCCACAGGAATCGCCCTGGCCGCGCTCCTGACCCTGGGCGCCGTGCTGAGTGCCGCAGCCACTGTGAGGGAGGCCGGGGGCCTCATGGCTGCG gccTTCCTGTGCTTCGCCCTGGTGTTCTGCGCCCTGGTGCAGGTGGCCTTCTGGAGATGCCACAACCCCACGCAG GTGGAGGACGCTGTGTTGGACGCCTACGATCAGGTGTATGAGCAGGCGGTGAAGAGCTCGTCAGGAATCTGGCGGCAGGAGCTGGTGGCCATCCAGGACATG TTTCAGTGCTGTGGTAAGAGCCCCCCCCTCGGCCTCCAGGAGGGCTTGGAGGCTGACCTGTGTCGGGGGCAGGAGGCCGCCAGACAG GACTGCCTGCAGGGCATCAGGAACGTCCTGAGGACGCACAGGAACGTCGCCTCCACCCTGATCAGCCTCGGCCTCGCCTCCATG GTGTACGTGATGCCACTCAGCGCCTTCCTCTGGTTTGCCATCCGCTCGGGCAAATACACCCTGAGCCCACG GGCCCGTGGCTGCCAGCCCCAGGAGCCCCACTTCTACAGACGCTGCCAGGAGGGGCCCGCCCCTCATCACCTGTCTGAAGCAGATGCTCTCAGGGGCCGTCGGGGTCCAAGCAGTCGCTCGGGTCACCCTCCGCTGCTCCAGGACACCCACCTGCCTACACACAGGAGCAACAGAGAAGCTCCGGCCTCGGCCCGCACGCGATCCTTCCCAGGAGGGGATGAGCTGTTTTCCTCCACATggtggtgggatggggagggaggggaccccACCAGACAAGCAGCCTCCATGTAA